CGCGGAGGCGACGGTGGCGCTGGACGACCCCATCGGCGAACGGGTGGTCGAGAACGTGGACGGCACGCCCGTCCAGCAAGGCACGGCGCTCTGAGACTCCGCACCCGGTCACGACCGCACGGGGGCCAAGGCGCGCTCCTGTAGCATCCTGGAGGACCTCCGGCCCCCGGCCGCCAGGTCCTTGCGCCTGTAGCTCAGGGGATAGAGCACCGCTCTCCTAAAGCGGGTGTCGGCAGTTCGAATCTGCCCAGGCGCACAGTGTGTTACCGCAGGTCATGGGCGTAGAGACTGCATCGGACGACTTCGCTGCATCAGCCGCGGAGGCCCCGTGGTCAGCACGTGGTCAGCAGCATGCTCCCGAGTCGAGTCCGGACGCTGCGCCGACGCGACAACTCGCACTTCGCTGTCGCGCTGGATCCGCAACTCCGCGTCGCGCGGCCGGTACGGTGTGCGACACGTTCCCGGGCTCCGACGGAGGCAGGCATGTCATTGTGGGTCCCGGTCGTTGCCGCATTCGGCGCGTCGCTGTTGACGACGCTTGGCGCCTTGGCGCTGGAGGCCCAGCGACAACGCGCGGCGTCTCGCAGCGCTGCGGCACACCGCCGGCGCACCGCGTACATCGCCCTCATTCAGTCGGCGCACGGGACGCTGACGCTCGGCGAAGTCGTCAGGAGCGTCGCGAGAGCCCAGTCAGGCCTCGACAACTCGCTGGCCATCGCGCTGCGCATGCGGCGTCCGGTCGACCCGTTCGAGATCGGGTGGAAGTTGGCCGCACAACTGACGCCACTTCTCGACGCCCAGGCGGAGGTCCTCTCGTGCGGCACGCCGCGCGCCTCGGCCGCGGCCAAGGAGGTCGCGTCGAGAGCGGGGCAGAGCATGCGCAGTCCGCGACTGTCATGACCAAGCCGCAGCGCATGCTCAGGGGCTTCGTCGGGTGGAGGCCGACGGACGAGCAAGTCAGGGTGTTCGACGAGAGTCGCTCCCGCGCGGCCGTGGCGATTCAGACGTTCGTATCGATCATGCGGGAAGAGTTCGGCGAAGAGGCACTACCGCTCGATCCGATCGACGCGCGCCGCCCCTGAGTCGCCATCGATGACGGAAGCTGTTGCGTTTCTTTCGTTTCGAGCGGACGATGTCGGGATGAGTGTCACGACGCCGCACCCGATCACGCTGCCTGCTGATGACCTCGAGCTCGTCGGCGAGCTGACACGCATGCTCCAGCAGCCGTCGGCCACCCTGCGCGGCCCCGACGGGTCCGAGGTCGTGCTTCCCGTCGAGGTGCACGACGTTCTCGTTCAGGTGCTCGAGGCCATGCAGCGGGGTCAGGCGATCATGGTCGCTCCGGTTGCGACTCGACTGACGACGAGCCAGGCGGCGGAGCTGCTCGGGATCTCCCGGCCGACGCTCGTCAAGCTCCTGGAGAACCACGAGATCCCGTTCGAGAAGACGACCCGCCATCGCCGCGTGCGTCTGGATGACGTTCTGGCCTACCGCGACCGGCGGCGGGTAGAGCGGCGCAGCGTTCTCGACGAGATGACGCGACAGGCGGTCGAGGACGGCCTGTACGACGACTCTGCCGCCGACTATGCCGATGCGCTGAAGGCCGCTCGGAAGGACGGAGCGGGCGCGTGACGTTCGGCGCCGTCCTCGACGCCAACGTGCTCGTACCGGTCGCGCTCGCCGACACGCTCCTGGGTGCGGCCGAGGCAGGTCTGTTTCGGCCGTTGTGGTCCGGGCGGATCCTCGCTGAGGTGCGGTCGGCCGTGCTGAGGGTTCGCCCCGAGCTCGCGCCGGCGCGTGTCGACGCACGGCTGCACGCGATGAACGCGGCGTTCGAGGATGCATTGGTCACCGGGTGGGAGCCCCTCGTCGACGGCATCGTTCTCGGCGATGATCCGGATGACCGGCACGTCGTCGCGACGGCGTTGCGCGGTGGTGCGGAGGCCGTCGTGACCTCGAATCTGTCGGACTTCCCCGAGCCCGCGATGACCGGGCTCGGGCTGCACGCCGTCTCGGCCGACGACTTCCTGCTCGACTTGGCTGACCTCGACAGTGACGCGATGCTCGCGGTCGTTCGCCGGCAGGCGGCGGTCAAGACCCGACCACCACTCACCGTGGGCGATGTACTCGCGGCGCTCGCGCGAGCCGGCGTTCCGAGGTTCGCCGCGCACGTCAGGGCGATCGTGGTCTGACCGACCTGTGCAGGGCGGCTGACGTGGGACTCAGATCGATCGCGCGCTCGGGGTGGGTCCGGGCGCGGATGGCGGGTCGGGGAAGAGCGGCATGCGTTCCATCGCGACCCACGGCGCCTCGGAGAACAGGTGGCCGTAGAGGTCCATCGTCATCGTCGCGGTGGCGTGGCCCAGGATCATCTGGACGGCCTTCACGTCAGCACCGGCGGCGATGAGCAGCGAGGCGGCAGTGTGGCGCAGGTCGTGGATCGTGGTGCCTGCCAGGCCGACGGACTGAGTCGTCTCGGTCCAGCGGGAGCGGACCCGGAAGTTCGTGTTGGTCCAGATCGCGCCCGTCGGGCTGGGGAACAGGTACGAGCCGGCCGGCGCCGTGTCGATGCGCTCTCGGACGTAGGTCTCGAGCGTTGGCGGGACCGGCACGGTGCGGGTCTGGTGCGTCTTCGTCGGCCCGAAGACGGCGCCGCTGGTGCGCTTCGACTGCGGGGCGGCGCGGTGGATGCGGACGCCGAGGCCGTGCGGTGTCTGGACGACGTCGTCGACCCGGAGCGCGCACATCTCCGAGAACCGGCAGCCGGCCAGACCGAGGAAGAGCACGACCGGCCGGCAGTTCGGCGGCATGGCGTCCGCCAGCTTCCCGAGCTGCTCCGCGCGCAGCCAGTGGGGCTCGCGCTTCGTCGTGCCCTTGGGGAGCGGGATCGAGCGGGCGACGTTTGCCGAGATCCGTCGGTCGCGGACGGCGTAGTCGAGTACCAGCCGGATGACGGAGAGCACGCGTCGCCGGGTCGCCGTTGCCAGGCCGCGGACGGTCATCGACGTGAGCACCCGCTCGACGTCGGTCGCGGAGATGGCGGAGATCGGCAAGCGTCCCAGCCCGGGGTTGATGTAGCTGTCGAGCGGGAACTGCGTCGTCTCCTGGCTGCGGACTGCGAGGTGCTGACGCGAGCCCTGCCACTCCTCGGCGAGCACCTCGAAGGACATCCGGCCGCGGGTCGGGTCGATCCAGGTGCCGCTCTGAAGCTTGACGAGCTGGTCGGCCTCCCAGCGCTTGGCGTCCGTC
The Cellulomonas gilvus ATCC 13127 DNA segment above includes these coding regions:
- a CDS encoding tyrosine-type recombinase/integrase, which gives rise to MTWRARIFFEHRVIAEKSFPRKTDAKRWEADQLVKLQSGTWIDPTRGRMSFEVLAEEWQGSRQHLAVRSQETTQFPLDSYINPGLGRLPISAISATDVERVLTSMTVRGLATATRRRVLSVIRLVLDYAVRDRRISANVARSIPLPKGTTKREPHWLRAEQLGKLADAMPPNCRPVVLFLGLAGCRFSEMCALRVDDVVQTPHGLGVRIHRAAPQSKRTSGAVFGPTKTHQTRTVPVPPTLETYVRERIDTAPAGSYLFPSPTGAIWTNTNFRVRSRWTETTQSVGLAGTTIHDLRHTAASLLIAAGADVKAVQMILGHATATMTMDLYGHLFSEAPWVAMERMPLFPDPPSAPGPTPSARSI
- a CDS encoding helix-turn-helix domain-containing protein, producing the protein MSVTTPHPITLPADDLELVGELTRMLQQPSATLRGPDGSEVVLPVEVHDVLVQVLEAMQRGQAIMVAPVATRLTTSQAAELLGISRPTLVKLLENHEIPFEKTTRHRRVRLDDVLAYRDRRRVERRSVLDEMTRQAVEDGLYDDSAADYADALKAARKDGAGA
- a CDS encoding PIN domain-containing protein translates to MTFGAVLDANVLVPVALADTLLGAAEAGLFRPLWSGRILAEVRSAVLRVRPELAPARVDARLHAMNAAFEDALVTGWEPLVDGIVLGDDPDDRHVVATALRGGAEAVVTSNLSDFPEPAMTGLGLHAVSADDFLLDLADLDSDAMLAVVRRQAAVKTRPPLTVGDVLAALARAGVPRFAAHVRAIVV